Below is a window of Fimbriimonadaceae bacterium DNA.
GCTTGTAGCGGTTGTCGGCGCTGACCCTCACCCAAAAATCGGGCGTTTTCGTTTCGAGGGTAAAGGTGCGGCGGAAGGCAAAGACGCCGAGGTCTTCGCTCGGATGTGCGGCAGGGCCGATCCACTTGGCGTTCCATTGGCCGGGGTTGAGGTCCACGGCTTATTCTGGCTTTCTTGATGAGTTGATGTCTGAGATCAGAGACCGGAAATCAGAAATCTGATCTCCGGTTTCCGATTTCTGACTGCCACGCAACCTAATGATCCGGATACAAGCTCCGCATCAGGCTCTTCACCTGGACGCGCAGTTCTTTATCCCGAGTGATCATATCGCTGATCTTTTGGTATCCGTGCATCATCGACGTGTGGTCGCGGTCGCCAAAGAGCGTGCCGATATGCTTCCAACTGTCGCGAGTCAGTTCGCGCGTAAGAAAGACGGCGATATGGCGAGCGTGCACGATGGGAGCCTTTCGCGAGATGCCGCAAATGTCTTCGACGGGGATCTTGAAGTGCCTGCTCACCGAATCGACGATCTCGGTGAATCCGGGCTTGGAGTTCGGTCTTTCGCGGTAGTGTGCCTCAATCAGCTTTTCGGCGAGCGAACGGTCGATCTGAAGATTCTCGATGCTTGCGAGTGCGGCGAGTTTGGTGAGCGCCCCTTCCAGTGTTCGGATGTTTCCGGGAACGCTCTCGGCGAGGAACATCGCCACTTCCGGCTCCACGGTCACCCGCTCTTGCTCAGCCTTCGAAAGCAGGATTGCGCAACGCGTTTCGGTATCGGGCATCGCGATGTCTGCGACAAGACCCGATTCAAAGCGTGATCGGAGTCGCTCGTCCATAAGTGTCAGATCGCGTGGCGGTCGGTCGGATGTAAGAACGATTTGTTTACCCAGCGAGTGAAGATAGTTGAACGTATGGAACACCTCTTCCTGAGTTTTGTCCTTGCCAGCGACAAACTGAATGTCATCCACGAGCCAAATCCCGACGTTGCGCTGCATGCGTCGAAACTGCTCGATTCGGTTCGTTTGCAGGGCGTGGACGAACTGCTCGGCAAACTGTTGCGCCGAGATGTAAACCAGCGGGTAACGCGGGTCTTTGGCTAAGATCGTCCTTGCGATCGCATGGAGTAGGTGGGTTTTGCCAAGCCCAGATGGGCCGTAAATGAATAGGGGATTGTACTTGGCACCGGGCTCGTCGGCGACGGACTTTGCTCCGGCAAAGGCGAGTCGGTTGCTTTGGCCAACCACGAACGTTTCAAAGCAGAACTTCTCTGCAGGTCGAAACGAGGGATCCGCCCCAACGGACAGCTTCACGCTGGAGTCATCTGCTTTACCAAGCAAGGCTGATTTTTCACGGGCCTCGCTCAACAGGTTGACGGCGATCTGCTCGCCAAGTTCATCGCTGAGCATCTCGGTCAGTTTGTCGAGGTATCGCTCGCGGACCCATTCGTGGACGAATCTTCCAGGGGCAGCCAGAACGACCACACCCTCCTCGAATCCGGCGGCCTTGAGCGGCTTAATAAAGCGCTCAAACCAAGCCGGTGAGATCTCGGCAGACAAACGCCGAAGCACCTGCTCCCATGCGCCGCGCAGCCGTATCTGTAAATCGGAATCGTCCAAATTGTACTGGTCCA
It encodes the following:
- the dnaA gene encoding chromosomal replication initiator protein DnaA, which encodes MDQYNLDDSDLQIRLRGAWEQVLRRLSAEISPAWFERFIKPLKAAGFEEGVVVLAAPGRFVHEWVRERYLDKLTEMLSDELGEQIAVNLLSEAREKSALLGKADDSSVKLSVGADPSFRPAEKFCFETFVVGQSNRLAFAGAKSVADEPGAKYNPLFIYGPSGLGKTHLLHAIARTILAKDPRYPLVYISAQQFAEQFVHALQTNRIEQFRRMQRNVGIWLVDDIQFVAGKDKTQEEVFHTFNYLHSLGKQIVLTSDRPPRDLTLMDERLRSRFESGLVADIAMPDTETRCAILLSKAEQERVTVEPEVAMFLAESVPGNIRTLEGALTKLAALASIENLQIDRSLAEKLIEAHYRERPNSKPGFTEIVDSVSRHFKIPVEDICGISRKAPIVHARHIAVFLTRELTRDSWKHIGTLFGDRDHTSMMHGYQKISDMITRDKELRVQVKSLMRSLYPDH